The Primulina tabacum isolate GXHZ01 chromosome 7, ASM2559414v2, whole genome shotgun sequence genome includes a window with the following:
- the LOC142552347 gene encoding phospholipid-transporting ATPase 2 — translation MRRRVYINDDNLAEDLYGDNRISNRKYTIWNFLPKNLWEQFSRLMNQYFLLIACLQLWPLITPVNPASTWGPLIFIFAVSATKEAWDDYNRYISDKKANEKEVWIVRQGIKKLIQAQDIKVGNIVWLRENDEVPCDLVLLGTADPLGICYVETAALDGETDLKTRVIPSACMGMDFELLHKIKGVIECPSPDKDIRRCDANMRLFPPFIDNDICPLTIKNTVLQSCYLRNTEWACGVAVYTGNETKLGMSRGVPEPKLTAVDAMIDKLTGAIFVFQIVVVIVLGIAGNVWKDTEARKQWYVQYPNEGPWYELLIIPLRFELLCSIMIPISIKVSLDLVKSLYAKFIDWDDQMVDLETGTRSHATNTAISEDLGQVEYILTDKTGTLTENKMVFRRCCINGSYYGNETGDALSDAEMLNAVSSGTPDVIRFLKVMAICNTVIPVKSNSGTISYKAQSQDEEALVRAAAQLLMVYARKSGNIVDINFNSSLIQYEVLDILEFTSDRKRMSIVLKDCQSGKILLLSKGADESILPHARAGQQIRTFAEAVEQYAQLGLRTLCLAWRELDDDEYQEWASLFNEANSTLVDREWRVAEVCQRLEHGFDILGVAAIEDRLQDGVPETIQTLRKAGINFWMLTGDKQNTAIQIALSCNFVSPEPKGQLLILNGKTEDEVCRNLERVLLTMRITDAEPKDIAFVVDGWALEIALKHYSKSFTELAILSRTAICCRVTPSQKAQLVELLKSCDYRTLAIGDGGNDVRMIQQADIGVGISGREGLQAARAADYSIGKFRFLKRLILVHGRYSYNRTAFLSQYSFYKSLLICFIQIFFSFISGISGTSLFNSVSLMAYNVFYTSVPVLVNVLDKDLSEKTVMRHPQILFYCQAGRLLNPSTFAGWFGRSLFHAIVVFGMTIHSYALEKSEMEEISMVALSGCIWLQAFVVAIETNSFTALQHLAIWGNLVAFYAINWIVSALPSSGMYTIMFRLCRQQSYWCTMIVIVAAGMGPVLALKYFRYTYRSSKINILQQAERLGGPILSLGNIEPQLRSLEKDLSPLSISQSRNRNSVSEPLLSDSPNATRRSIGTGAPFDFFQSQSRLSSIYSRNSKDN, via the exons ATGAGGCGACGTGTTTATATAAACGACGACAATCTAGCTGAGGATCTCTACGGTGATAATCGGATATCTAACAGAAAGTATACCATATGGAACTTTCTCCCAAAAAATTTATGGGAACAATTCAG CCGACTTATGAATCAGTACTTTTTGTTGATTGCGTGCCTTCAACTTTGGCCTCTGATAACTCCAGTGAATCCTGCTAGTACATGGGGTCCTCTTATATTCATATTTGCAGTCTCTGCAACAAAAGAAGCATGGGATGATTACAATAGATATATCTCCGATAAGAAAGCAAATGAGAAAGAAGTGTGGATTGTGCGGCAAGGAATCAAAAAGCTG ATTCAAGCTCAAGACATTAAGGTCGGTAACATTGTTTGGCTGCGTGAAAATGATGAAGTACCTTGTGATCTTGTCCTACTTGGCACTGCTGATCCACTGGGTATATGCTATGTGGag ACAGCAGCACTAGATGGTGAGACTGACCTGAAAACACGAGTGATACCTTCTGCTTGCATGGGAATGGATTTTGAGTTGCTGCACAAAATCAAG GGAGTAATTGAGTGTCCAAGTCCCGATAAAGATATTAGAAGATGTGATGCAAACATGCGGCTGTTTCCTCCATTTATTGATAATGATATATGCCCGCTGACCATAAAAAATACAGTTCTTCAATCATGCTACTTGAGGAATACAGAGTGGGCATGTGGAGTTGCTGTTTACACAG GCAATGAAACCAAGCTAGGCATGAGTAGAGGAGTGCCCGAACCAAAGCTTACAGCTGTAGATGCAATGATTGACAAATTGACTGGAGCAATATTTGTCTTCCAGATAGTTGTCGTTATCGTTCTAGGCATAGCTGGGAATGTTTGGAAGGATACAGAAGCGAGGAAG CAATGGTATGTCCAATATCCAAATGAAGGGCCTTGGTATGAACTGCTCATCATACCTCTGCGATTTGAGCTTCTTTGCTCCATTATGATCCCCATATCTATAAAG GTATCCTTAGATCTTGTGAAAAGCCTGTATGCAAAATTTATTGATTGGGATGACCAGATGGTTGATCTAGAGACTGGAACTCGGTCTCATGCGACCAA CACAGCTATTAGTGAGGATTTGGGGCAAGTTGAATATATATTGACAGATAAAACCGGAACACTTACTGAAAATAAAATGGTATTCAGAAGATGTTGCATAAACGGATCTTATTATGGGAATGAGACTGGGGATGCTTTATCAG ATGCAGAAATGCTTAATGCTGTCTCGAGTGGAACTCCTGATGTGATTCGATTTCTAAAAGTTATGGCCATTTGCAATACTGTTATTCCCGTGAAAAG CAATAGCGGCACAATTTCATACAAGGCACAATCCCAAGATGAAGAAGCTCTTGTACGTGCTGCTGCACAGTTGCTTATGGTTTATGCGAGGAAGAGTGGCAATATTGTTG ACATCAACTTTAATTCCTCACTAATACAGTATGAAGTGCTAGACATTCTAGAATTCACTTCTGATCGTAAAAGGATGTCTATAGTGCTTAAAGACTGTCAAAGTGGGAAAATTTTACTTCTGTCTAAAGGAGCAGACGAATCTATTCTTCCTCACGCACGTGCAG GGCAACAGATACGGACCTTTGCTGAAGCTGTGGAACAATATGCTCAACTAGGCCTCAGGACCTTGTGCCTTGCTTGGCGTGAATTAGATGATGATGAGTATCAAGAATGGGCATCATTGTTCAATGAGGCTAATAGTACATTAGTGGATAGAGAG TGGAGAGTGGCTGAAGTCTGCCAGAGATTAGAGCATGGTTTTGATATTCTTGGTGTTGCTGCCATAGAAGATCGTTTGCAG GATGGTGTTCCAGAAACAATCCAGACACTCAGGAAAGCAGGCATTAACTTTTGGATGCTGACTGGAGACAAGCAAAACACTGCTATTCAGATTGCTCTTTCTTGCAATTTCGTGTCCCCAG AGCCGAAAGGTCAGCTTCTGATACTTAATGGGAAAACTGAAGATGAAGTGTGTAGGAATCTAGAAAGAGTGTTGCTTACAATGAGAATCACGGATGCAGAACCTAAG GATATAGCTTTTGTTGTTGATGGGTGGGCTCTTGAGATTGCCCTTAAGCACTATAGTAAATCATTCACAGAACTTGCAATTTTGTCGAGGACGGCAATATGTTGCCGCGTTACTCCATCTCAAAAAGCACAG CTTGTAGAACTTTTGAAATCATGCGACTACAGGACACTGGCCATTGGGGACGGTGGAAATGATGTCAGGATGATTCAACAAGCTGATATAGGGGTTGGCATCAGTGGCAGAGAAGGACTGCAGGCAGCAAGGGCTGCTGATTATAGCATTGGAA aattcagatttttgaaaaGGTTGATACTTGTGCATGGACGCTACTCTTATAATCGCACGGCATTTCTTTCCCAATATtccttttataaatccttgctGATCTGCTTTATCCAGATTTT TTTCTCTTTCATTTCAGGCATCTCAGGGACCAGTCTTTTCAACTCTGTCAGCTTGATGGCTTATAATGTTTTTTACACTAGTGTTCCCGTGTTAGTCAATGTCCTTGACAAAGATCTCAGTGAAAAAACTGTAATGCGACATCCTCAAATTCTATTTTACTGCCAAGCTGGAAG ACTTCTTAATCCTAGTACATTTGCGGGATGGTTTGGGCGATCTCTCTTTCAT GCAATTGTTGTTTTTGGCATGACCATACACTCTTACGCTCTTGAGAAAAGTGAGATGGAGGAGATATCTATGGTGGCACTATCTGGATGTATTTGGTTGCAGGCATTTGTTGTTGCAATAGAAACCAA TTCTTTTACAGCGTTGCAACATTTGGCAATATGGGGGAACTTGGTGGCCTTCTATGCCATCAACTGGATTGTCAGCGCTCTCCCGTCATCCGGGATGTACACAATCATGTTTCGTCTATGTAGGCAGCAATCATACTGGTGCACAATGATT GTAATTGTGGCGGCAGGAATGGGTCCTGTCCTTGCCTTGAAGTACTTTCGATACACATACAGGTCAAGTAAAATCAACATACTCCAACAAGCCGAACGTTTGGGAGGGCCCATCCTGTCACTGGGGAACATTGAGCCCCAGTTGAGATCTTTGGAAAAAGATCTTTCCCCTTTATCTATATCACAATCCAGGAACCGCAATTCTGTATCCGAACCTCTGCTGTCTGATTCTCCCAATGCCACAAGACGTTCTATCGGAACAGGAGCACCATTTGATTTCTTTCAGTCACAGTCTAGATTATCTTCTATTTATTCAAGAAATAGTAAGGATAACTGA
- the LOC142552346 gene encoding uncharacterized protein LOC142552346: MDMNPSFDEFDEQLKILEDDDVVPIPRKGKQPIFSSTASSATIPPVFSSQKTKTVGPLDYFFVNNMDQVVSQGKQKGAKDSKKYDESQKKVRDSVVQYFVKWMYDAGIPFNAVKYDSFKEFCRAASYCTHDWKPPSYHEVRVTYLNKEIQSTKILLKEYEADYKKYGCSLMADGWTDGKNRTLINFLVNGPRGTIFLESVDASGFSHTGLKLFDLLEKYVEQIGPKNVVQLVTDNASANISAGKYLTIRFPHIFWTPCAAHCLDLMLEDLFKIPVLKKVYERGMMVNGYIYNRPQVLNMMREFTGQREMVRAGKTRFATAFLTLKRFQKQKVNLRKMFTSEKWNTSRFAKEVEGKRATEIILMPSFWNHVVYAIKVGGPIIKVLRLVDGEKKPAMGYMYEAMDRAKEAIALAFNNNEEKYQKIFEIIDKRWTDQLHKPLHAAGYFLNPEFFYTNPEIEKDAEVMKGLYECVEKMCEDVDVQDKITYQLSKYKNADGLFGGSMAIRHRNKLSPAEWWLACGSTTPQLQDFAVRILSLTCSASGCERNWSMFQHLHSKRRNRLAQKHLNDLVFIKYNRALKRRYDLRDKIDPISLDDIDDSNEWLMGGLDNEENNLVFGDDDLTWGDVGRAARVGEPIYGFRSRASSSSNEVRASTSKTTRKRPISHLLDEEKEEIDVDQESGEDQEEYKSENSRDSDDSMEEDELDLDD, from the exons ATGGACATGAATCCTAGTTTTGATGAATTTGATGAGCAATTGAAAattttggaagatgatgatgtGGTTCCAATCCCTCGAAAAGGGAAACAACCAATATTTAGTTCAACAGCGAGTTCCGCCACCATCCCCCCTGTTTTCTCAAGTCAAAAGACAAAGACTGTTGGTCCTCTTGATTATTTTTTTGTCAACAATATGGATCAGGTTGTTAGTCAAGGAAAGCAGAAGGGAGCAAAAGATTCAAAGAAATATGATGAGAGTCAGAAAAAAGTGAGAGACTCTGTGGTACAGTATTTTGTCAAATGGATGTACGATGCAGGTATTCCGTTCAATGCTGTAAAGTATGATAGTTTCAAGGAATTTTGTAGAGCTGCATCTTATTGTACTCATGATTGGAAGCCCCCAAGTTACCATGAAGTTAGggtaacttatttaaataaagaaatacAAAGTACGAAAATCCTTTTGAAAGAGTACGAGGCAGACTATAAAAAATATGGATGTTCATTAATGGCTGACGGATGGACTGATGGAAAAAATAGaactttgattaattttttggtGAATGGTCCAAGAGGGACAATATTTTTGGAATCTGTGGATGCATCCGGCTTTTCTCATACCGGTCTCAAGTTGTTTGACTTACTTGAAAAGTATGTGGAGCAAATTGGTCCAAAGAATGTTGTTCAACTGGTTACAGATAATGCCTCTGCAAATATTTCAGCAG GGAAGTATTTGACGATAAGATTTCCACACATATTCTGGACTCCATGTGCTGCCcattgtttggatttaatgCTTGAAGATTTGTTCAAAATTCCTGTACTGAAGAAGGTTTATGAAAGGGGGATGATGGTGAATGGCTATATATATAATAGGCCACAAGTCTTGAACATGATGAGAGAATTCACAGGTCAAAGAGAAATGGTTAGGGCTGGGAAAACTCGTTTTGCCACTGCTTTTTTGACATTAAAAAGGTTTCAAAAACAGAAGGTGAATTTAAGAAAGATGTTCACTTCAGAAAAGTGGAACACGAGTCGATTTGCGAAGGAGGTAGAAGGTAAACGTGCAACAGAGATTATATTGATGCCTTCGTTTTGGAATCATGTTGTTTATGCCATTAAAGTTGGTGGCCCAATTATTAAAGTGCTTCGATTAGTTGATGGTGAAAAAAAACCTGCCATGGGGTATATGTACGAGGCTATGGATCGAGCTAAGGAGGCTATTGCTTTGGCTTTCAACAACAATGAAGAGAAGTACCAAAAGATTTTTGAAATCATTGATAAAAGGTGGACGGATCAGCTTCATAAGCCTTTGCATGCAGCTGGTTACTTTTTGAACCCGGAATTCTTTTATACGAATCCTGAGATAGAAAAAGATGCTGAAGTTATGAAGGGGTTGTACGAGTGTGTTGAAAAGATGTGTGAAGATGTTGACGTTCAAGATAAAATCACATATCAACtctcaaaatataaaaatgctgATGGGCTTTTTGGCGGTTCTATGGCTATTAGACATAGAAATAAATTATCACCAG CTGAATGGTGGTTGGCTTGTGGTTCTACGACCCCACAATTGCAAGATTTTGCTGTGAGAATTCTCAGCCTTACGTGCAGTGCTTCTGGTTGTGAGCGGAACTGGAGTATGTTTCAACAT CTTCATTCGAAAAGAAGAAACAGGTTGGCGCAGAAACATTTGAATGATCTAGTCTTCATTAAATATAACAGGGCATTGAAACGTCGATATGATTTGCGCGACAAAATTGATCCTATTTCATTGGATGATATCGATGATAGCAATGAATGGTTGATGGGAGGATTGGACAATGAAGAAAATAATCTAGTCTTTGGGGATGATGATTTGACATGGGGTGATGTAGGCCGAGCGGCTAGGGTTGGGGAGCCGATTTATGGTTTTAGATCTCGTGCTTCATCTTCTTCAAACGAGGTAAGGGCATCTACATCCAAAACAACCAGAAAAAGACCAATTTCACATCTTTTGGATGAAGAGAAAGAAgaaattgatgttgatcaagAAAGTGGTGAAGATCAAGAAGAATACAAGTCCGAAAATTCTAGGGACTCTGATGATTCGATGGAAGAAGATGAACTTGATTTGGATGATTGA